In one Deltaproteobacteria bacterium genomic region, the following are encoded:
- the gltA gene encoding NADPH-dependent glutamate synthase, which produces MPEQAPGQRIQNFNEVPCGYTKELALAEAGRCIQCKKPGCVAGCPVDVDIPAFIKLIAEGSFIEAAWKLKETNALPAVCGRVCPQEDQCEKLCILGKKGDPVAVGRLERFAADFERESGNIVIPPVAQPTGKKIAIVGAGPAGLTIAGDLVKAGLDVTVFEALHKAGGVLIYGIPEFRLPKAIVDAEVNYLEKLGVKLVLNAAIGRLKTVDDLFAEGFHAVFLGVGAGAPVFMNIPGENLNGIYSANEYLTRSNLMKAYLFPEYDTPIVRGKNVAVIGGGNVAMDSVRTALRLGADNAYIIYRRTEVEMPARKEEAHHAKEEGVQFKLLHAPVEYLADDKGWVKQMKCIQMELGEPDASGRRSPAPVKGSEFTIEVDTVVVAIGTMANPVIQTTTPGLEVNKWGYILTKGETGETTREGVYAGGDIVTGSATVILAMGAGRQAAKAIYDYVRAK; this is translated from the coding sequence ATGCCGGAGCAGGCGCCCGGGCAGAGGATCCAGAACTTCAATGAGGTTCCTTGCGGTTATACAAAAGAGCTGGCCCTGGCAGAGGCAGGCCGGTGCATCCAATGCAAAAAACCAGGTTGTGTGGCCGGTTGTCCCGTGGATGTGGATATCCCGGCCTTCATTAAGCTGATTGCCGAAGGGAGCTTTATCGAAGCGGCCTGGAAACTCAAAGAGACGAATGCCCTTCCCGCCGTCTGCGGAAGGGTTTGTCCCCAGGAAGATCAATGTGAAAAACTCTGCATCCTCGGTAAGAAAGGCGACCCCGTTGCCGTTGGCAGACTGGAGCGTTTTGCCGCGGATTTTGAAAGGGAGTCCGGAAATATTGTGATTCCCCCGGTGGCTCAGCCGACCGGTAAGAAAATCGCCATTGTGGGCGCAGGGCCGGCCGGGCTCACGATCGCCGGAGATCTGGTTAAAGCGGGCCTCGACGTGACGGTTTTTGAAGCCCTGCACAAAGCGGGCGGAGTGTTGATTTACGGGATTCCCGAGTTCCGTCTTCCCAAAGCGATTGTGGATGCCGAGGTGAATTATCTGGAAAAACTGGGCGTGAAGCTTGTATTAAACGCCGCCATCGGTAGACTTAAGACGGTGGATGATCTTTTTGCGGAAGGATTTCATGCCGTATTTCTGGGAGTCGGCGCCGGCGCCCCGGTCTTTATGAATATCCCCGGTGAAAACCTCAACGGCATCTATTCGGCCAATGAGTATCTCACTAGATCCAATCTCATGAAGGCCTATCTGTTCCCGGAATATGATACGCCCATTGTCCGGGGGAAGAACGTGGCCGTCATCGGCGGCGGCAATGTGGCCATGGATTCGGTGCGAACCGCCCTCCGCCTGGGCGCGGACAACGCTTATATCATCTACCGGCGCACCGAGGTGGAAATGCCCGCCAGGAAAGAGGAAGCGCATCACGCAAAAGAAGAAGGGGTGCAGTTCAAACTCCTCCATGCCCCGGTTGAATATCTTGCCGATGATAAAGGCTGGGTGAAGCAGATGAAATGTATCCAAATGGAACTGGGTGAACCGGATGCCTCCGGTAGACGCAGCCCCGCCCCGGTAAAAGGGTCCGAATTCACCATTGAGGTGGATACGGTAGTGGTAGCCATCGGGACGATGGCCAATCCCGTGATCCAGACGACAACCCCCGGGCTGGAAGTCAACAAGTGGGGTTATATCCTGACCAAAGGCGAAACAGGGGAAACTACCCGGGAAGGGGTTTACGCCGGAGGAGATATCGTGACGGGTTCGGCTACGGTTATTCTCGCCATGGGCGCCGGAAGACAGGCGGCTAAAGCTATTTATGACTACGTAAGAGCCAAATGA